Below is a window of Myroides profundi DNA.
AAGACGTTATAACAGTATTGTTTAAAAGTAATGCCAATAGGCATAAACAAGTTAAAGCGAAAATAGTGGTACTAGTATACGAGTTGTGATTTTAGTATTTAGGAATAGATATAAGCGAAAGGCTTGCACTTTCTAGAGGTTTGCTAGGAGATTACTAGGGGTTTTCTTGCCTAGAAGGTGTTTTTGTCGAAGAAATGTGCAAGAGATGTGCAAGCAATCTGCTAGTATACCAGAGCAAATTTTATTTATGACTCAATATACACTGAGAAGAATATACTTATATATGAATGTAGTTTTTCGATGTTTTAATAATCGGCTTTTTGAAGCTGTGGTTATTCTATACTTTGCGTAATTGTAGACAACTAAGAATTCACTAAGCTAAGCTCGTAAAGTAAGGATCTACATTAATAACGAGAGTCGTTCTTGCTGAATATCAAATACTAATAAAGTGTTATTATTTTTGGATTAAGTCAAGTACTTTAATACCGAATACAAAACCAAAATTCTTATAAGGTCCATTCGAAACAGTTTTAAAGAAGTCTATTCTAAAGGGTCTAAACTTTCCAAAACCAAAGTTGTTTAAGCCTATACTGTATTCTCCATATACATCTTTATCAGGAACATTCAGCATATGGTATCCGACTACGATAGAATATCGGGTCTTATTTAATAGAGGAATTTTATTCATGATATACCCCCTGAAGTCGTGTTCTAGGTGAAATTCAACATAAGATTTATTTGTACTATATTCATAGTAGGGTAGTAAGTTGAATTGTTTGTTATATACAGCAGTAGACCCTATAAAAGTCCTATTCCCATTGAAGTGTTTATAGTCAGTGAAAGCTATGTCATTTTGTTCAAGGTATTTTCCTGCAGCTAGCCCTATGTATAAGTTTCCTATTTTACCGATATTATCATTGTACTGCGTTGCAAATGATACAAAAGTATAGTTATAATTACTAGTTGTAGCATTCAATGTCTTATCTAATGTAAGTGATATAATAGGATACTTAGAAGTCGGTAAATATTGTTTGTAATCTGGATAAGTGATTATTTTTTGGTCAAAGATTATGTTTAGCCCTAAGTTAAATTTAAATATAGAATTATCTTTAAATGGTGCATTATCAAAATCCGTAGGATCTAATGGGTTATTAGAAGTAAAGTCCTTTTGTGGCGCAAATGGTGGGCTGTTAAGACTATTGTTTAATGATCTTCTATGAGCATACTCTAATAAACCACTAAATTTAAATCTATTAAAAGCGTATTGTTCATACTTGATTTGAAGGTAACTTTTTTGAAAATACTTAGCGTAGTTTTTACCAAAATAAGCACTTGCAAATGAGTTAATAGGCGTTTTAATTGGATCATCTTGGTTAAACTGTAATATGGTACTACCACCAGATAACGTGATTGTATTATAGTTTATCTGATTAAATATATGAGATGCATATCCTGATACTCTATATTTATTTTCGGAGATACCATAGTTGACGATTGTACCCAGTTTAGTTTGAGAGTAATCGTCTTTTACTTTTACATAGTCTAAGCCAGTAGTAACATTGAATCCTTGTACAGCATTAAATGCAAATGTGGATAAAAGTCCACGATAGGTAATAGCTGAGTTTTTATAAGAGTTTAAATGTTGATATCCTTTGATTAATTTGAATAAGGTGAAATTATTAGTTCTATTATCTATAGAATCTAAAGTAACTTTTGTCGCTTCTTGTATTTTTATTTCTTGTTCATTAAAAGTAGCTATCTCTTTTTTTGACAAAGGATAGGGTCTGTTTTTTTCCCAATAGCTTTCTGGCTGATGTAAGAAATTGTTAGAATATTGGATTAATTCACTACTGAATTGTGATTTATTAATAGAGTTGTCTGTTTGGTAATTTGTATAATGTGCTTTAAATGAACCTACATAGTCAAATACTAAGAATTTCCCTTTCAAGTATAGGTTTTGACTTTCTTTAAGATATAGATTTAGTAATGGATTATGCTTATACTGTTGAGTTATTACGACTTGTTTTACATTCTTTAATCCTACATTTTCTCCATTCATGGCAGCATACAGTTCTGTAATTTGCCATTTATCACTAGTGATTTTTATTTTACCTTCCATGATAGGCTCTCTATCTCTTTTAGGAGTAAAACCTATCGTATATATATCATTTCCTAAGGGATCAGTCTCTTTTTTCAGTAATTTAAAATAGTAATATGTCTTAGCATAGGACATCAGAGGAGATATTACATTGATCTGATTAGAAACGATTTTATCGTATAAATTAATATCACTATCTGTTGCTGTTAAGAAGAAAAGGTCTTTTGCTTTTCCTATTTCATTAAAGGCGATAACTTTTTCTTTTCCGTAATCTTCATTGAATACGGTTTGTTGAGAAGATAACTCTCCTAGATAGATAAAGTTATTTACATCTGTTATATCTAGTGAAGGGTCTAAATCTTTTCTTTTTTGTCCTAAGAATGTTTCTCTGCCTGATGCAAGTTGAAGATTACCTTTAGAATAATAGTCAAGTGTATATTTCTCTAAGTTATTCGTTTTTTTATGCGTACTAGCTAGATCCATAATGAAGATGGCATATTCATCTTGTGGATTATCGTAGAAGATATCTGTTTCTTTTAAAGGAGTAAGGACTAATTCTAGCTTTTGTGCATTAGTTTTATTAGGAGTGTACTCTATCCTTCTAATTGTATAATCTTCTTTTTGAGCATAGATATATTGACCAGGTATTATAGCTATCTGAAACTCTCCATTCTGATTGGTAATAGTCTGTTTATCTGTTTTTTTTACAAATACTGTAGCATTCTCTATAGGATTACCATATAAGTCTATGACTTTACCAATTATGGTATTGTCTTGTGCATAACTACCACATATAGATAGTATCACAATACATATAGTAGTAATATACTTAGAAAAGAGTTGTTTCATTATAACTGTAAAGAAGCAATAGCTAAGTCGTAACTTTTAAGGCCAAAGCCTAATATTACTCCATGTGATACTGGTGATATATAAGAATGCTTTCTAAAATCTTCTCTCTTATGTGTATTAGAGATATGTACTTCGATGACTGGTGTTGTGATACCAGAGATAGCATCAGCTATAGCGATAGAGGTATGTGTGTACGCTCCTGCATTTAAGATAATAGCATCATAGCTAAAACCTACTTCATGGATCTTATTAATTAGTTCTCCTTCTATATTAGACTGGTAGTACTCAAGTTCTACTTCAGGATAATTAGTCTTCAATACTTCAAAGTAATCTTCAAAAGAGGTGTGACCATATACATCAGGTTCTCTTTTTCCTAGAAGATTCAGATTAGGACCATTTATAATTAATATTTTCATGTAGTTTAATTTACTTCTGACAAATATATTATTTAATACTTAATCAGTTGCTTAAAAAAATATTTAATGCTTAGGATATAGTTTATATAGTGTTTTTATAAATAGCGTTTTTAGTTCTCTAAATATGTTTTATGAGTGGTTTTGTGCTGTATATTTATGTTTTTATGTTAAAAGACACTATTTGTCTTTGTTTTTTTAGCGTATTATCAGAGAATAGTGGTTTGTTTGTGGTTGAAATAGGTTTATTTAACTTTTTTTTATGAAATGTTTTTAAATATATATAATGTTGTTAATTAGTGTGTTAGTGTTGTTATTTGAGTTTATGTGTTATGTAACTGTTATATTATCATTAAAAATTACATCACTATTGGTGATAGTCGCTACATTTGAATTGTTAATTAAAAATAGCTTAAAAACATGAAAAAACTAGTACTTTCATTAGTTGCAGTTGCAGCTTTCGGGTTCACTGCTAACGCACAAGAAACAGAAAAACCAACTTTCGGATTCCAAGAATCTAATGTATTCGTTGAAGGAGCTTTCCAAATTAATGACGTAACAGTTAAACCTAAGAACGGTGGATCTGATATCAAAACAACAGAATTTAACTTCACTCCAAAAGTAGGATATATGTTATCTGATAAATTTGCTGTTGGTGTTGAATTAGGATTTGGAAAACTTGGTTTGAATAGTTTTGAAGGATTTGATGGAATTGAGGGTTTAAAAGGAGACCATGTTAATACAACATATGCAGGAGCATTTGGACGTTACTACTTCTTAGAAGTTGGAAGACGTTTTAAAACTTTTGCTGAAGTAGGTATTGGATATAATGAGGCAAAAATTAGAGGAGGAGTCGTTGATGTAAAAGCAACAGGTATTAAAACTGGAGTTACTGTTGGATTTAATTACTTTGTAACTGAGAAAATTGCTCTTGGATTTAATATGGGAGATATCTTCTTTTACGAGAATTACAATGTTAAGACTGATGGAACAAAAGTTGCAACAGTTTCTAATACTAAATCTAACTTAAACATTTTCAATAACTTCTTTGATAATGCTAAGTTTAGTTTAACTTACAAATTCTAATTAGAATAAGAAACTTATTTGAATATAAAGAGCCTCTTTTTAGAGGCTCTTTTTTTGTTTGTATATTTGGAATATAAAAAATGTGTTATGGCTTCTGGGTATTGGGAAGGGTTTATTAAGATGTTTACAACTTATTTAAAGTTAGAGAGGGGGCTCTCGCCTAATTCGATAGAAAGTTACGAGTTAGATATTCGTAAGTTTATCGGGTATATAGAAGGGTATGATGAGCAAGTCTTATTAGAGGCTATTGATGCAAGTGTGGTACAGGAGTTCTTATATAGTATTGCTGATATAGTTGCACCTACTACACAAGCGCGTATAATATCAGGATTAAAGAACTTTTTTAATTACTTTATCTTAGAAGGTTATCTAAAGGTTTCTCCAGTAGAGTTGATAGAAACGCCTAAGACAGGCCGTAAATTACCTGATGTATTAAGTGTAGAAGAAATTGACATACTTATAGGGGCAATTGATCAATCTACACCAGAAGGCTTTAGAAATAAAGTGATGTTAGAAGTATTGTACAGTTGTGGCTTACGTGTAAGTGAATTAGTAGGTCTTCGGTTATCTGATCTCTTTTTTGAAGAAGGGTTTATTCGTGTTATTGGTAAAGGGAGTAAGCATCGTTTTGTACCTATTGATCATAATAGTATGGAACTAATCGTATTGTATAATGATTCTATACGTTCCCATCAGGTAGTTAAGAAAGATAGTTCTGATATCTTGTTTTTGAATAGAAGAGGAGGGCAGTTAACTCGTGCTATGATATTTACTATTATTAAGCGTTTAGCTGTAGAAGTAGGTTTAGAGAAGAATATTAGTCCACATACTTTCAGACATTCCTTTGCTACACATTTATTAGAGAATGGGGCTGATATAAGAGCTATTCAATTGATGCTAGGGCATGAGTCTATCACCACAACAGAAATATACACACATATTAGTACAGAGCGTTTGAGGTCGGTATTAGAAGAATTTCATCCACGTGCTGGTAAGATATAAAAAAAGAGCTATTCGTTTGAATAGCTCTTTTTTGTGACTTGTAGTCTTTATTATTTAGCAATATTGATTGCTCTAGTTTCTCTAATTACAGTAATCTTCACTTGACCTGGATAAGTCATCTCAGTTTGGATTTTTTGAGAGATATCGAAAGAAAGAGTAGCTGCCATTTCATCAGTTACTTTTTCACTTTCTACGATAACACGTAATTCACGTCCTGCTTGGATAGCATAAGCATTTTTAACTCCTCCGAATTCATTAGCTATACTTTCTAGATCTTTAAGACGTTGAATGTATGAATCCAGTACTTGGCGTCTAGCACCTGGTCTAGCACCAGAGATAGCATCACATACTTGGATAATCGGAGCGATTAATGTAGTCATTTCTATCTCATCGTGGTGAGCACCTATTGCATTACATACTTCAGGTTTCTCTCCATATTTTTCTGCCCACTGCATACCTAGGATAGCGTGTGGTAATTCACTTTCTGTTTCTGGTACTTTACCGATATCGTGAAGTAATCCAGCACGTTTAGCTAACTTAACATTTAAGCCTAGCTCTGCTGCCATTAATCCACATAATTTAGCTACTTCACGTGAGTGTTGTAGTAAGTTTTGTCCATAAGAAGAACGGTATTTCATTCTACCTACTATTTTGATTAGTTCAGGGTGTAGGCCGTGAATACCTAAATCAATAACAGTTCTCTTACCTATTTCGATAATTTCTTCATCGATTTGTTTAGTCGTCTTAGCCACTACTTCTTCGATACGAGCAGGGTGAATACGACCATCTGTTACTAATCTGTGTAGAGATAGACGAGCAATCTCTCTTCTAACAGGGTCAAAGCAAGATAGGATAATAGCTTCAGGAGTATCATCTACGATGATTTCTACTCCAGTAGCAGCTTCTATAGCTCTAATGTTTCTACCTTCTCTACCGATGATTCTACCTTTTACATCATCAGACTCGATGTTGAATACAGATACACAGTTTTCTACAGCTTCTTCTGTACCGATGCGTTGAATAGTATTGATAATAATCTTTTTAGCCTCTTGTTGAGCTGTAAGTTTCGCTTCTTCGATAGTTTCTTGTATAGAAGCCATTGCATTTGCTTTTGCTTCATTTTTAAGACTCTCTACGATTTGAGCTTTTGCTTCCTCAGCTGTAAGACCAGAGATGATTTCTAATTGTTCTACTTGAGAACGGTGAAGTCTATCTACTTCTTCTTGTTTCTTTTCAATGATTTCAAGTTTAGTACTGTATTCAGCAAATTTTTTCTCACTTTCATCATTTGCTTTCTTTGCTTTAGCTAATTCACTCGAAATTTGAGATTCTTTATCTCTAGTTCTTTTCTCAGCCTCTGCCATCTTCTTATCACGAGCTAAGATTACTTGTTCATGTTCAGATTTTAACTCTATAAACTTTTCTTTAGCTTGTAATATTTTCTCTTTTTTAATTGCCTCTCCATCAGTCTTTGCATCACGCAATATCGTTTTGGCCTCGTTTTGAGCATTAGACAATATTGAGGAAGCATGGTTTTTTTCAAGGTACTTCGCCACCATGAAGCCTATCGCAGCACCAAGTATTATTCCCCCAACGATCATTAGTATTTCCATAAATGTTTCTATAAATTATATATAAAAAAAGCCCACATTAGTTTGAGTCGCGTAAACTCTCTTATTAACAAGTTTTGAGTTAGCTTGCTTTTCAAGGATCTGCGCAAGGCAGCATGCTTTAGTTGCAAAGATTCACCCATTTTAATTTGTTTGTGTTGAGTTTATCAAACAGTACTAATGTGAGCAGTATTTTTAGTATCTTATGTTAAGAACGAATTGTTATATTTTTTTAGAAAGTACACGATCTAAAGCTTCATCCAGCCTGATTAAACGTTCTACAGCTTTGTTATAACTATCTGTAGTGTCAATTGTTTTTTGTTCGTTTTGTGATGCGAACTGTAACGCACACATCGCTAGAACATCTTGCTTATCTCTTACAGCATAGTTTTCCTCAAATTGATGTATCATTAAATCTATCTTCTTCGATGCCGATCGCAGTCCTTCCTCTTGCGAATAAGCCACCGTTAGTGGATATACTCTATCAGCTATAGATAGTTTTATTTTTAATTGTTCATCTTTTTGACTCATATTTCTCCTATTTTGTGAGATGAGCTATACACTGATCTATCTCTTTAATCAATGAATTTATCTTGAGTTTCGTATCTCTTCTATTCTCTTCACTGCCCAATAGTGAATTTGCTAATTGTATCGATTCGTATTTCTTGTAAATAGAGTCTAATTGCTCTTCATTTTTCTGAATCTCTTTTTGAGCTTGCTCCAAACTAGTTTTTAACTGTTTGTTCTCTGCTTCCAAAACACTTAGCCTTTGCATAAGTTTAGCAAACTTTACCTCTAAAGAATTAATAATATCAGTTAGCTCGCTCATTATACTTGTTATTCACTATCCTTTCAACAAAGTTACAATTAGTATTTAAATTTAAAAAAGTTTTCTGTAAAAAAAAAGGTTATTTATCTTTTTCTTTAAACAGCTTTTAGCTATGTGTTTCATTTTTAGCGATAATACTATTTTTTCTAGGGTTATTATGTATTTTAGCAGAAATGTTTTAAAAATTATGAAAGTAAGAATACTACCGAGTCTTTTTTTAAGTGTATTAGGAACTTTTGCATATGCGCAGAATACCGAACCCTTTGATAGTCCTTTAAATATAAGCATACATGCCTCAGGTAATTTTGGCGAGTTAAGAGGTACTCATTTCCATACAGGTCTTGATATAAAGACACAGCAGAGAATTGGTTTACCAGTTTATGCTCCAGCAGATGGTTATGTATCTCGTATCAAAGTATCGACTTGGGGATACGGTAAGGCTCTGTATATTGATCATCCTAATGGACAGACTACTGTGTATGGGCATTTAGATTCTTATGCTGGTGATATTGCTACTCTTGTTTTGAATAGACATTATTCAGAGAAGAACTTTGAGATAGAGATTTTTCCTCGTAAGAATGAAG
It encodes the following:
- a CDS encoding outer membrane beta-barrel protein codes for the protein MKKLVLSLVAVAAFGFTANAQETEKPTFGFQESNVFVEGAFQINDVTVKPKNGGSDIKTTEFNFTPKVGYMLSDKFAVGVELGFGKLGLNSFEGFDGIEGLKGDHVNTTYAGAFGRYYFLEVGRRFKTFAEVGIGYNEAKIRGGVVDVKATGIKTGVTVGFNYFVTEKIALGFNMGDIFFYENYNVKTDGTKVATVSNTKSNLNIFNNFFDNAKFSLTYKF
- the aroQ gene encoding type II 3-dehydroquinate dehydratase produces the protein MKILIINGPNLNLLGKREPDVYGHTSFEDYFEVLKTNYPEVELEYYQSNIEGELINKIHEVGFSYDAIILNAGAYTHTSIAIADAISGITTPVIEVHISNTHKREDFRKHSYISPVSHGVILGFGLKSYDLAIASLQL
- the xerD gene encoding site-specific tyrosine recombinase XerD codes for the protein MASGYWEGFIKMFTTYLKLERGLSPNSIESYELDIRKFIGYIEGYDEQVLLEAIDASVVQEFLYSIADIVAPTTQARIISGLKNFFNYFILEGYLKVSPVELIETPKTGRKLPDVLSVEEIDILIGAIDQSTPEGFRNKVMLEVLYSCGLRVSELVGLRLSDLFFEEGFIRVIGKGSKHRFVPIDHNSMELIVLYNDSIRSHQVVKKDSSDILFLNRRGGQLTRAMIFTIIKRLAVEVGLEKNISPHTFRHSFATHLLENGADIRAIQLMLGHESITTTEIYTHISTERLRSVLEEFHPRAGKI
- a CDS encoding cell division protein ZapA; the protein is MSQKDEQLKIKLSIADRVYPLTVAYSQEEGLRSASKKIDLMIHQFEENYAVRDKQDVLAMCALQFASQNEQKTIDTTDSYNKAVERLIRLDEALDRVLSKKI
- a CDS encoding DUF5686 family protein, with the translated sequence MKQLFSKYITTICIVILSICGSYAQDNTIIGKVIDLYGNPIENATVFVKKTDKQTITNQNGEFQIAIIPGQYIYAQKEDYTIRRIEYTPNKTNAQKLELVLTPLKETDIFYDNPQDEYAIFIMDLASTHKKTNNLEKYTLDYYSKGNLQLASGRETFLGQKRKDLDPSLDITDVNNFIYLGELSSQQTVFNEDYGKEKVIAFNEIGKAKDLFFLTATDSDINLYDKIVSNQINVISPLMSYAKTYYYFKLLKKETDPLGNDIYTIGFTPKRDREPIMEGKIKITSDKWQITELYAAMNGENVGLKNVKQVVITQQYKHNPLLNLYLKESQNLYLKGKFLVFDYVGSFKAHYTNYQTDNSINKSQFSSELIQYSNNFLHQPESYWEKNRPYPLSKKEIATFNEQEIKIQEATKVTLDSIDNRTNNFTLFKLIKGYQHLNSYKNSAITYRGLLSTFAFNAVQGFNVTTGLDYVKVKDDYSQTKLGTIVNYGISENKYRVSGYASHIFNQINYNTITLSGGSTILQFNQDDPIKTPINSFASAYFGKNYAKYFQKSYLQIKYEQYAFNRFKFSGLLEYAHRRSLNNSLNSPPFAPQKDFTSNNPLDPTDFDNAPFKDNSIFKFNLGLNIIFDQKIITYPDYKQYLPTSKYPIISLTLDKTLNATTSNYNYTFVSFATQYNDNIGKIGNLYIGLAAGKYLEQNDIAFTDYKHFNGNRTFIGSTAVYNKQFNLLPYYEYSTNKSYVEFHLEHDFRGYIMNKIPLLNKTRYSIVVGYHMLNVPDKDVYGEYSIGLNNFGFGKFRPFRIDFFKTVSNGPYKNFGFVFGIKVLDLIQK
- the rny gene encoding ribonuclease Y; this translates as MEILMIVGGIILGAAIGFMVAKYLEKNHASSILSNAQNEAKTILRDAKTDGEAIKKEKILQAKEKFIELKSEHEQVILARDKKMAEAEKRTRDKESQISSELAKAKKANDESEKKFAEYSTKLEIIEKKQEEVDRLHRSQVEQLEIISGLTAEEAKAQIVESLKNEAKANAMASIQETIEEAKLTAQQEAKKIIINTIQRIGTEEAVENCVSVFNIESDDVKGRIIGREGRNIRAIEAATGVEIIVDDTPEAIILSCFDPVRREIARLSLHRLVTDGRIHPARIEEVVAKTTKQIDEEIIEIGKRTVIDLGIHGLHPELIKIVGRMKYRSSYGQNLLQHSREVAKLCGLMAAELGLNVKLAKRAGLLHDIGKVPETESELPHAILGMQWAEKYGEKPEVCNAIGAHHDEIEMTTLIAPIIQVCDAISGARPGARRQVLDSYIQRLKDLESIANEFGGVKNAYAIQAGRELRVIVESEKVTDEMAATLSFDISQKIQTEMTYPGQVKITVIRETRAINIAK